The following coding sequences are from one Carassius gibelio isolate Cgi1373 ecotype wild population from Czech Republic chromosome B7, carGib1.2-hapl.c, whole genome shotgun sequence window:
- the LOC127961824 gene encoding fucolectin-7-like produces MRVVFKSLLFLLGFFSVQTKGGTEVNIATWGKANQSTQAYNWYPSNALDGKNSTCTHTDVQSDPWWKLDLMKTYSVNRVTITNRHDCCSYRINGSEIRVGNNSSDLFRNPVCAVVSSIPAGATYSYSCGGMKGRYVTVNIPGTSKILTLCEVEVYVIFPGNLATGRTVTQSSTYGLWSAEQAIDYNPGFIQPSSSCSSTNIQTNPWWRVDLSSVHRVNRVIITNRLDNSTERINGAQIRIGNSLENNGNSNPICAVISSIPAGVSSTYTCNDMEGRYVNLFIPGYSKCLTLCEVEVYEEDPSVQEESCEDEV; encoded by the exons ATGAGAGTTGTCTTCAAGAGTCTGTTGTTTTTACTGG GGTTTTTCTCAGTTCAAACGAAGGGAGGAACTGAAG TGAACATAGCAACATGGGGCAAAGCCAATCAATCGACACAGGCCTACAACTGGTATCCCTCAAACGCTCTGGATGGGAAAAACTCCACCTGCACTCATACAGATGTACAGAGTGACCCGTGGTGGAAGCTGGACCTGATGAAGACGTACAGTGTGAACAGAGTGACCATCACTAACAGACACGACTGCTGTAGTTACAGGATAAACGGGTCAGAGATTCGGGTTGGAAACAATTCTTCAGATCTTTTCAGAAACCCTGT ATGTGCTGTAGTTTCTTCTATTCCAGCAGGAGCTACCTACAGCTACTCGTGTGGTGGGATGAAGGGACGTTACGTTACTGTGAATATTCCTGGAACTTCAAAGATTCTGACTCTCTGTGAAGTGGAAGTCTATGTGATTTTTCCAG GTAATTTGGCAACAGGAAGAACCGTTACACAGTCATCAACCTATGGACTGTGGTCTGCAGAACAGGCCATTGACTACAATCCAGGTTTCATCCAGCCATCATCATCGTGTTCCTCAACCAATATTCAGACTAACCCATGGTGGAGAGTGGATCTGAGTTCTGTGCACCGAGTTAATAGAGTCATCATCACAAACAGACTAGACAACTCTACAGAACGAATAAACGGAGCACAGATTCGCATCGGAAACTCTTTGGAGAACAACGGCAACAGCAATCCCAT ATGTGCTGTGATCTCTAGCATTCCGGCTGGTGTTTCCTCCACCTACACCTGTAATGATATGGAGGGTCGATACGTGAATCTGTTCATTCCTGGATATTCAAAGTGTCTTACTCTGTGTGAGGTGGAGGTCTATGAAGAAG ATCCTTCTGTCCAGGAAGAATCTTGTGAAGATGAAGTTTGA